The following is a genomic window from Collimonas fungivorans Ter331.
CCGTCAGCGTTTCCAGGTAGCGCAGCAGGATTGCCTGCGGCTCTTGCGCCAGCACGTGGGCGGCCTGGTAGAGTTTTTCCGAGGCCTGCAGCTCGCCCTCGGCATGGATCACCTTGGCGCGCCGTTCGCGTTCCGCCTCGGCCTGGCGGGCGATGGCACGGATCATCGATTCGGTCAGGTCGACCTGCTTGATTTCGACGTTGGACACCTTGATGCCCCAGGAATCGGTCTGCGCATCGAGCGCCTGCTGGATCGCGAGGTTCAGTTTTTCACGCTCGGCCAGCATGTCGTCCAGCTGGTGCTTGCCCAGCACCGAACGCAGCATGGTTTGCGACAGCTGGCTGGTGGCGTTGAAAAAATTGGCGACTTCGACGATGGCTTTTTTTGGATCGACCACGCGGAAGTACACCACGGCGTTGACCCGCACCGAGACGTTGTCGCGCGAGATGACATCTTGCGTCGGCACCTCCAGCACGACGGTGCGCAGGTCGACCCTGACCAGCTGCTGGATCGCCGGCACCAGCAGCACCAGCCCCGGCCCCCTGACGCCGGAAAACCGTCCGAGGGTGAACACTACGCAGCGCTCATACTCCCGAAAAATGTAAATTGCCGCGTTGAGCAGGATGAGCAGGACGAAGATGATTGCTATCAGTCCGAACCAGGCGAAATTCCAGGGCATTTTGTGCCTCCTTCCTTGTCGAGGATGGCCTGGGTCCGCTGTCCGGCAACCGGACCGGCAGCAACGACCCAGGCTATAGAAACAGTATAGGTCACAGCGCGCTACTTAACATCTCCGCGTCCCTGAACTACGGCGCCGGCCATTAAACGAGGTTTCTCAATTCACAACAAGCCTGCTTCAGGTCGGACGTCGTCTGAACCAGCCGGCGAGAGACAGCCGGTCGCGCGTCGCCGGCAAGACTTCGTGCACCATGTCCGCCGACAGGAACAGCACCAGGCGGCTGCCCACGGGCGCAATGTCCTCGGTGGATTTTCCCAGCGGATGCAGGCGCAGGGCGCCGCCTTGTTCCGGCAGCCAGTCCTGGTTGAGGTAAATGACCACCGATACAGTACGGCAGTCGTCGTCGCGGAAACGGTCGAGATGGGCCTGGTAGCCGGCGCCCGGCGCGTAAAATGCGAAGTGGCTTTCGTATTCGTCCAGCCCGAGGTAGAGCTCGCGGTTCAGCGCCACGCGCAAGCTCTCCATGATCTGCAGGTAGCGGTCGCACGCCAGCGATTGTCCGGCCTGCAGCCAAAGGATGCGGTCGCCGCGGATGTCCGCGCGCAGCACCTGCGCCGCACCTTTACCTACGCCGGCCGGATTCAGTGCACCGCTGGTCGCCAGTGCACGGCATTCCGCGGCTAGTTCTTGCGTCAGTTCAAGGGATAAAAAAATGTTGTGCTGCGACCAGCCGTGTTCGGCCAGGCCGTCGGCCATGTGCGGCGGCAATGCCGCGCGGAAGTGCTCGGGGAAAGCAGGGGGCTGCATCGCTACCACTCTTTGCTGGAACGTGCTTTAACTGCAGATCGTCAATATTCCAGGAGCGCTGTTTTAACGATGCCGCCAAACGAAGCCGCGCAAGCGGATTGTGGGGCTAACCGGTCCATCATAACACCGCGGAGGTCGCTGTGGAGGCCGGTCCTCAGGTCTCGCTCCATTGCCGCATCAGGTTGTGATAGCAGCCGATCAGGGTGCGGCGCGCCTGTTCGTCGGCATTGGTCTGGTTCAGTTTCTGGATGGCGTTGTCCATGTCGAACAGCATGCTGCGGCGGGCATCGTCGCGCACCAGGCTTTGCACCCAGAAGAAGCAGGCGCTGCGCATGCCGCGTGTGATCGGCGTGACCTGGTGCAGGCTGGTGGCCGGATAAATCACCATGTCGCCGGCGGCCAGTTTGACCGAGTGCATGCCGTAGCTGTCTTCGATCTGCAGCTCGCCGCCGTCATACGATGCAGGATCCGACAAAAACAGCGTGGCCGAGATGTCGGTGCGCAGCTTGCGGCCGTCATGCGGATGGATGCGCACGCTGCCGTCGACGTGGGCGCCGAAAGCCATGCCTTCGCCGTAGCGGTTGAACATCGGCGGGTAGACGGTATTCGGCAGCGCCGCGCTGATAAAGCGCGGATGGCGCTCCAACGCCTGCAGGATGATCTGCTGGCATTGCT
Proteins encoded in this region:
- a CDS encoding slipin family protein, with product MPWNFAWFGLIAIIFVLLILLNAAIYIFREYERCVVFTLGRFSGVRGPGLVLLVPAIQQLVRVDLRTVVLEVPTQDVISRDNVSVRVNAVVYFRVVDPKKAIVEVANFFNATSQLSQTMLRSVLGKHQLDDMLAEREKLNLAIQQALDAQTDSWGIKVSNVEIKQVDLTESMIRAIARQAEAERERRAKVIHAEGELQASEKLYQAAHVLAQEPQAILLRYLETLTVIGADKNTTVVFPLPMDLLSSFLGDRKKAP
- a CDS encoding 2OG-Fe(II) oxygenase; the protein is MQPPAFPEHFRAALPPHMADGLAEHGWSQHNIFLSLELTQELAAECRALATSGALNPAGVGKGAAQVLRADIRGDRILWLQAGQSLACDRYLQIMESLRVALNRELYLGLDEYESHFAFYAPGAGYQAHLDRFRDDDCRTVSVVIYLNQDWLPEQGGALRLHPLGKSTEDIAPVGSRLVLFLSADMVHEVLPATRDRLSLAGWFRRRPT
- a CDS encoding Fe2+-dependent dioxygenase, with the protein product MLIAIPEVLDARQLDAVRQLLDQAGAAWVDGRVTAGYQGAAVKFNQQIDERSEVAQQCQQIILQALERHPRFISAALPNTVYPPMFNRYGEGMAFGAHVDGSVRIHPHDGRKLRTDISATLFLSDPASYDGGELQIEDSYGMHSVKLAAGDMVIYPATSLHQVTPITRGMRSACFFWVQSLVRDDARRSMLFDMDNAIQKLNQTNADEQARRTLIGCYHNLMRQWSET